In Primulina eburnea isolate SZY01 chromosome 5, ASM2296580v1, whole genome shotgun sequence, a single window of DNA contains:
- the LOC140831448 gene encoding uncharacterized protein → MVEENHRDWPRLLSETLWAYRTSKRTATGVSPFSLTFGHDAVLPLEIMVPSMRVARQNELSLEHYNEEMIMELEELDELRIQAYNALLLQKQKIARIYNKIVNKKSFHEGEVVWKAILPLGTKDRELGKWSPNWEGPFKVHKVLDGNAYCLSSLDGHPHKICINVKYIKPYFPI, encoded by the coding sequence ATGGTGGAAGAGAATCACAGAGATTGGCCACGGCTATTATCAGAAACTTTGTGGGCGTACAGAACATCCAAGAGGACTGCCACGGGAGTGAGCCCTTTTTCCCTTACCTTTGGCCATGATGCAGTGCTCCCATTGGAGATTATGGTGCCATCTATGCGAGTGGCAAGGCAAAATGAACTCTCCCTTGAACATTATAATGAAGAAATGATCATGGAGTTAGAAGAACTGGATGAGCTGAGAATCCAAGCATACAATGCTTTGCTGTTACAGAAACAGAAAATTGCAAGAATCTACAACAAAATAGTTAACAAGAAAAGCTTCCATGAAGGGGAAGTAGTGTGGAAGGCTATACTGCCTTTAGGAACAAAGGATAGGGAGCTGGGCAAGTGGTCTCCCAATTGGGAGGGACCATTCAAAGTACATAAGGTGTTAGACGGAAATGCATATTGTCTATCAAGTTTAGATGGCCATCCACACAAAATATGCATAAATGTCAAGTATATCAAGCCTTATTTTCCAATATGA